GTTAGATACTTGCTGCTGTTGATTCTGATAGTGCTGATCCTGGGCTTCGCGATTTTGAATTCATCTCAGAGGGTGTTTATCAATCTCCCGACTCGTCTGATTCCGGATGTGCCGCTGACGGTCGTGATGTTGAGTGCCTTCTGCGTCGGAATTCTGGTCAGCTTCATTTTGACAGTGGCGCAGACGATGAAGATGTCGAGTGATGTGCGGGCAAGTCGCAGGAAAGTACACCAATTGGAAATGGAACTTGCGGCACTGAGAAACCGCTCGCTTGAAGACGTTGACACGCTTGATGAAAGTGAGGTCAGGCAGGAATGACCACATTCTGGTGGATAGTGATTTTCATGATTGTTGTCGCGTCTGCGGCGGCCGCGTATTACTTCTATGTCCGTCGATCATCCAAGGAAAAGCCTGCATCTGATGAGAGTTATGTCGAAGCTTTGAGGGCTTTGCTCGACGGCAACCAGACACTCGCATTTCTCAAGCTCAAAGAGACAGTCACGGGCGATTCGAACAACATTGATGCATATTTGAGGCTTGTGGCCCTCTTCCGTCAGCGCGGCATGCATTCGAAGGCACTTCAGTT
This genomic window from Candidatus Zixiibacteriota bacterium contains:
- a CDS encoding LapA family protein, with product MWAVRYLLLLILIVLILGFAILNSSQRVFINLPTRLIPDVPLTVVMLSAFCVGILVSFILTVAQTMKMSSDVRASRRKVHQLEMELAALRNRSLEDVDTLDESEVRQE